The Streptomyces sp. 11x1 genomic sequence CGAGGTCCTGGCGGCGTACCGCGCGGCGGCGGAGGGCCCGCTCGCCGGCGTCCTCGAGTACTCGGAAGACCCGCTGGTCTCCGCCGACATCACGGGCAACCCGGCTTCGTCGATCTTCGACTCGGCCCTCACCCGCGTCGACGGCCGCCACATCAAGGTGGTCGCCTGGTACGACAACGAGTGGGGCTTCTCGAACCGAGTCATAGACACCCTCACCCTCCTGGCCACCCCCTGACGACACCCGACCCCGAGAACGCGTGATGTGACCCCAGACACGTCACCCACCCGCTGTGGACAAAAGCCAGGACAACGAAGGCTGAGACACGTCGAAGGGCCCCACCGCGAACGGTGGGGCCCTTCGACATCGTGCCCGGTGAGGCACTGGCGGAGGATACGAGATTCGAACTCGTGAGGGGTTGCCCCCAACACGCTTTCCAAATGTTCGTCTGGGGGTTCGGGATTGATCAGCGGCGTCCTGACCTGCGACGGAATGCGGCTGAGGGCAGGCGGTGGACGGTGCTGAACGGCAGTGAATGCAACCAGAACTGCAACTAGAGATCAGTTCCTGCTCACACTCTGCGCCAAGCGCTGAGCAGTTCCTCAGGGCCGTACACCGCCTGAAGGCCGGAACAACCGATCCCGCTGCGGGAGACCGCCACGAGCGGTACCGGCTCGTCGGTGATCGCTGCCCGGTGCTTCTGCAGCGCGGCCAGGTCGTGGCTGTCGAACGGGGAGTTCTCCAGCCACTTGACCGAGCCGAGAAAGACCAACTGCTTGGCCACCGGCTGTCGGTCGGCGCCCACCAAGTCGATTTCGACGTCGTTGCTGCGGGTCCAGTACCCGCCGATCGCCGGGGCAGCCGGCAGGAGCCCGTCCGGCAGGAGGCGGGCGAGGGATTCCCGGACCAGGGGCTCGATCGCGCGGCCGCGCCAGCTCGTCCACTGCTCCTTGATCCGGCTCAATGTGAGATCTCCCCGCATCCGCTCGATCTCCGCCATGTGCGGATCCAGAAACGCGAGCCAGAACCGCAGGTAGGGGTCGGCCACGCGGTAGCGGCGTTCCTTCGACGGCCGCAGTGAGAGCGGCAGCTCGGCGGCTACGACCCGTTTCTCGGTCAGGACGTCAGTGGCTCGGGTGAGAGTCGTGTGGGCGATGCCGCCGGCCGCGCGCGCGATGTTGGTGAAGGTCCGCTCCCCGGATCCGATGGCCCGCAGCACCTCCCTGCTCATCGCCTGTGGTGGGAACTCCGCGGCCAGAGAGCGCTCGGCGGAGACCAGCAGTGCCGAGATCGGGTTGTCCAGCGAGTCGCGGAGAAACTCCCAGACATCCGCTCCCGTCCGCCACTCGGCGCAGATCAG encodes the following:
- a CDS encoding ATP-binding protein, which codes for MHRFIGRDRELNVLGNALQVVHDAVGTAKPGQCVLMRGRRRVGKSSLVEEFLRRTEVPYLFFTAAGGTAEDELTELLDAVARSTLPGRELFTEEAPEQWNAAFRLLAEILPDDSPSVIVIDEVPYLMDRIDAFEGMLQRAWDRLLSRKPALLLLVGSDLSMMEALNSYDRPFHQRGREMVVGPLNPADIGEMLGLSPAAAFDAALITGGLPLICAEWRTGADVWEFLRDSLDNPISALLVSAERSLAAEFPPQAMSREVLRAIGSGERTFTNIARAAGGIAHTTLTRATDVLTEKRVVAAELPLSLRPSKERRYRVADPYLRFWLAFLDPHMAEIERMRGDLTLSRIKEQWTSWRGRAIEPLVRESLARLLPDGLLPAAPAIGGYWTRSNDVEIDLVGADRQPVAKQLVFLGSVKWLENSPFDSHDLAALQKHRAAITDEPVPLVAVSRSGIGCSGLQAVYGPEELLSAWRRV